Proteins encoded in a region of the Vicia villosa cultivar HV-30 ecotype Madison, WI linkage group LG5, Vvil1.0, whole genome shotgun sequence genome:
- the LOC131607011 gene encoding protein SOSEKI 5-like: MSVNLNSRGRSGTTTRETSPERTKVWIEPKPKTTRKVSVVYYLSRNGQLQHPHFMEVPLSSPHGLYLKDVIIRLNLLRGKAMATMYSWSSKRSYKNGFVWHDLSENDFIYPTQGQDYILKGSEILDHVASTTQTPFEEESDSPVVITRRRNQSWSSIDLNEYRVYKSESLGDSVGNIAADASTQTEEKRRRRRVVREKEDEDEDEKEKNEIENEEVETVPHVECNENQSTELSREEISPPPSDSSPETLGTLMKVDGRLGLRTEVIAKENPTVESCPSGRMKASSVLLQLLSCGAVSLKESMSKDQGFSLLGHYKSRLPRGAGNHNNEGKEVGTLMEIPELSRVRLEDKEYFSGSLIETKKVETPLAFKRSSSYNADSGSRLQITEHEEDTVRAKCIPRKSKTLATKKEEGASSSMDRTSRSQHGSKRFEG, from the exons ATGTCGGTGAATTTgaattcaagagggagatcagGAACCACTACCAGAGAAACCAGTCCAGAGAGAACCAAAGTTTGGATCGAACCAAAACCCAAAACGACCAGAAAAGTTTCCGTCGTTTACTACCTCTCCCGTAACGGCCAACTCCAACACCCTCACTTCATGGAAGTTCCTCTCTCTTCACCTCACGGACTCTATCTCAAAG ATGTAATCATTCGCTTGAACTTGCTCCGTGGGAAAGCCATGGCTACTATGTACTCATGGTCATCTAAACG GAGTTATAAAAACGGTTTCGTTTGGCATGATTTATCGGAGAATGATTTCATATATCCAACGCAAGGTCAAGACTACATTCTCAAAGGATCTGAGATTCTCGATCATGTTGCTTCAACCACTCAAACGCCGTTTGAGGAAGAATCTGATTCTCCGGTGGTGATTACGCGGCGGCGCAACCAGTCGTGGAGTTCGATTGATTTAAATGAGTATCGAGTTTATAAGTCTGAATCGTTGGGTGACTCAGTTGGAAACATTGCCGCGGATGCGTCGACTCAGACGGAGGAGAAACGGAGGCGGAGAAGAGTTGTGAGAGAgaaggaagatgaagatgaagatgagaaaGAGAAGAATGAAATTGAAAATGAAGAAGTTGAAACGGTCCCACACGTTGAATGTAATGAAAATCAGAGTACGGAGCTGAGTAGGGAAGAGATCTCGCCTCCACCGTCGGATTCGAGTCCGGAAACACTGGGAACACTTATGAAGGTAGATGGACGGCTGGGATTACGAACTGAGGTTATTGCGAAGGAGAATCCGACGGTTGAGAGCTGTCCTAGTGGAAGGATGAAAGCTTCGTCGGTACTCTTGCAATTGTTATCGTGTGGTGCGGTTTCTTTGAAGGAGAGTATGAGTAAAGATCAAGGGTTCTCATTGCTCGGGCACTACAAGTCTAGATTACCCCGCGGAGCAGGGAATCATAACAATGAGGGTAAAGAAGTAGGGACATTGATGGAAATTCCTGAATTGAGCAGGGTGAGATTGGAAGATAAAGAGTATTTTAGTGGAAGCTTGATTGAAACCAAAAAAGTGGAAACTCCTCTTGCATTCAAAAGGTCCTCTTCTTACAATGCTGATAG TGGTTCCCGGTTGCAAATCACGGAGCATGAAGAAGATACGGTGCGGGCAAAGTGCATACCAAGGAAATCCAAGACACTAGCAACAAAGAAAGAAGAGGGTGCTTCAAGTTCCATGGATAGAACTAGCCGTAGCCAACATGGAAGCAAAAGATTTGAGGGATAA